A region from the Pelecanus crispus isolate bPelCri1 chromosome 11, bPelCri1.pri, whole genome shotgun sequence genome encodes:
- the PLK1 gene encoding serine/threonine-protein kinase PLK1 codes for MSAAGGKVARPAALAEPARAGSAAAAAAGGKEVPKVLVDPRTRRSFVRGRFLGKGGFARCYELAEAESREVFAGKVVPKSLLVKPHQKEKMSMEIAIHRSLAHRHVVGFQGFFEDADFVYVVLELCRRRSLLELHKRRKALSEPEVRYYLRQTILGCQYLHSHRVIHRDLKLGNLFLSDDMEVKIGDFGLATKVEYDGERKKTLCGTPNYIAPEVLGKKGHSFEVDIWSIGCIMYTLLVGKPPFETSCLKETYIRIKKNEYTIPKHINPVAANLIQKMLRSDPATRPTIDELLNDEFFTSGYIPSRLPTSCLTVAPRFSIAPSGLELNGRKPLTALNKGRRNPALENLPEKEDVAGLRELGDAVDCHLADMLQQLTAVNSAKPSERVAVRQEEAEDPACIPIFWVSKWVDYSDKYGLGYQLCDNSVGVLFNDSTRLIMYNDGDSLQYIEQNGTESYFTVRSYPSALNKKITLLKYFRNYMSEHLLKAGANITPREGDELARLPYLCTWFRTRSAIILHLSNGTVQINFFQDHTKVILCPLMAAVTYIDEKRDFRTYKLSLIEEHGCCKELASRLRYARTMVEKLLSSKSGSARVKPSA; via the exons ATGAGCGCGGCGGGCGGGAAGGTGGCGCGGCCGGCGGCTCTGGCGGAGCCGgcccgggcgggcagcgcggcggcggcggcggcgggcgggaagGAGGTGCCGAAGGTGCTGGTGGACCCGCGGACCCGGCGCAGCTTCGTGCGCGGGCGGTTCCTGGGGAAGGGCGGCTTCGCCCGGTGCTACGAGCTGGCGGAGGCGGAGAGCCGGGAGGTGTTCGCGGGCAAGGTGGTGCCCAAGTCGCTGCTGGTGAAGCCGCACCAGAAGGAGAAGATGTCCATGGAGATCGCCATCCACCGCAGCCTGGCCCACCGCCACGTCGTCGGCTTCCAGGGCTTCTTCGAGGACGCCGACTTCGTCTACGTGGTGCTGGAGCTCTGCCGCCGCAGg TcgctgctggagctgcacaaGCGGCGGAAGGCGCTGAGCGAGCCCGAGGTGCGGTACTACCTGCGCCAGACCATCCTGGGCTGCCAGTACCTGCACAGCCACCGCGTCATTCACCGCGACCTCAAGctgggcaacctcttcctcAGCGACGACATGGAGGTGAAGATCG GTGACTTTGGCCTGGCCACCAAAGTGGAGTACGACGGCGAGCGCAAGAAGACCCTGTGCGGGACCCCCAACTACATTGCCCCGGAGGTGCTGGGCAAGAAGGGGCACAGCTTTGAGGTGGACATCTGGTCCATCGGCTGCATCAT GTACACTCTGCTGGTGGGGAAACCGCCTTTTGAAACCTCTTGTCTAAAAGAAACATACATCCGAATCAAGAAGAACGAGTATACTATTCCCAAG CACATCAACCCCGTAGCTGCTAACCTCATCCAGAAGATGCTGAGGTCTGACCCTGCCACGCGCCCAACTATCGACGAGTTGCTGAATGACGAGTTCTTCACGTCGGGATACATCCCCAGCCGCTTGCCCACCAGCTGCCTCACCGTTGCACCTAGATTTTCAATTGCTCCCAGTGGACTTGAACTGAACGGGCGAAAGCCACTGACTGCACTCAACAAAGGTAGGCGCAA CCCTGCACTAGAGAACTTGCCGGAAAAGGAAGACGTAGCCGGGCTGCGggagctgggagatgctgtCGACTGTCACTTAGCAGACATGTTACAGCAGCTGACTGCCGTAAACTCGGCCAAGCCCTCCGAGAGAGTGGCAGTGAGACAAG AAGAAGCCGAAGACCCAGCCTGCATTCCCATCTTCTGGGTTAGCAAATGGGTGGACTACTCGGATAAATATGGTCTAG GTTACCAGCTGTGTGACAACAGCGTTGGAGTGCTCTTCAACGACTCCACTCGTCTTATTATGTACAACGATGGGGATAGCTTGCAGTACATCGAGCAAAACGGCACCGAGTCCTATTTCACTGTGAGATCCTACCCCTCTGCCTTGAACAAGAAG ATAACACTATTGAAATACTTCCGGAACTATATGAGCGAGCACTTGCTGAAGGCGGGTGCTAACATCACGCCGCGGGAAGGAGACGAGCTGGCCCGTTTGCCCTACCTCTGCACGTGGTTCCGGACCCGCAGCGCCATCATCCTGCACCTCAGCAACGGCACTGTGCAGATCAACTTCTTCCAG GACCACACCAAAGTCATCTTGTGCCCTCTCATGGCTGCTGTCACGTACATAGATGAGAAACGGGACTTCCGCACGTACAAGCTGAGCCTCATTGAGGAACACGGATGCTGCAAGGAGCTGGCCAGCCGGCTCCGCTATGCTCGCACCATGGTGGAGAAGCTCCTCAGTTCAAAGTCTGGCTCAGCCCGTGTGAAACCCTCTGCTTAG